Proteins encoded together in one Xenopus laevis strain J_2021 chromosome 6L, Xenopus_laevis_v10.1, whole genome shotgun sequence window:
- the LOC121394621 gene encoding calpain-7-like isoform X1 yields the protein MWMRPKREAFRQYRVGFEVITVSTTGDPGPSGFQKKSSGDYRCGFCYMELENIPAGVYNIITTTFLPAQEGPFFLDFNTALAIKVTQLQ from the exons atgtggaTGAGGCCAAAGCGAGAGGCCTTCAG GCAGTACAGAGTTGGCTTTGAAGTCATTACAGTGTCGACTACAGGAGACCCTGGGCCCTCTGGTTTCCAGAAAAAGAGCAGCGGTGACTACAG GTGTGGTTTCTGCTACATGGAACTGGAGAATATCCCGGCTGGTGTCTATAACATTATAACTACTACATTTCTGCCTGCCCAGGAGGGACCCTTCTTTTTAGACTTCAACACCGCATTAGCCATTAAGGTGACCCAACTCCAGTGA